Proteins encoded within one genomic window of Candidatus Hepatobacter penaei:
- a CDS encoding tetratricopeptide repeat protein: MPLGRLFVMSLFLACVLALPLHIGTLSMPYLWGEENVSASEGSGTNPPLLAGALPTSSVAPTDPHTPPAHDIASHAPTSSPALPEHRLVMKLPKGTPFALFKWQNKIWVGVPYGTLSDTSLDPRFVRVAANGGDLYSLAVDSETFPSLKRTPQGIEIVMDKKPKLMDLNPRFLSPSILKLAGRKSINITCDVSHTISFTQKDGNPAFVMLTHDYYTGMGPTLRRDEFSLHATYQGLFIAGHHPSLGLKNKQLLLDDGFRPWVSQKETSPFSFHDFFQRKKYEHPAIEHAKRALLSGHTDRAWQWICELESHNALLESSQDFNALKGIILAFRGCASGALAAFGTSPSLWKASQPFHAVPYIKSGHHQTGVKLLNRYFSRIKKMPMTFQCNLFFLGAESSLLLGSQKKADFFLSNLEKSPLNHEKKALLSLLKNNTLVDQTFIERQIAGASAASIAWQTYHMEVRKKLRKILLRYETRQATLSHTLFELEKLSQEGRGGVVEFEVLEKLALLYQKKKDYTRAMRAYDKLLRYSPEDDPKREVFLKAAQDIYIQALYREEWDTLTRCGFFKQYKAFLHADKRGDGVLSTFTMLFIEKGFIDHIVPILFQKRPQAPTANTKLLLACVKHYVKEGRYEEALWILNKDIPVPETLQDTWTLQKATALTRLHKAQEALSTVRNLPLTPAKAKVLLAIYRTTGDVDDMSHVLKYLIQETKNPDYVDQLGMLLYAQDNLTALDTFLTKAKAPKTSFISLLMMKPHAQTTKSVQELREQLQHYEFIKDYAQNLP; encoded by the coding sequence ATGCCCTTGGGCCGCCTTTTTGTGATGTCGCTTTTTCTAGCCTGTGTTTTGGCATTGCCGCTTCACATAGGCACACTCAGCATGCCCTACCTATGGGGTGAAGAAAACGTAAGCGCCTCAGAAGGCTCTGGCACGAATCCCCCATTATTGGCCGGTGCTTTGCCCACATCCTCCGTAGCCCCTACCGATCCACACACCCCCCCTGCTCATGACATAGCATCCCATGCCCCGACCTCTTCCCCTGCTTTGCCAGAACATCGACTGGTGATGAAACTCCCAAAAGGTACGCCCTTTGCCCTGTTTAAGTGGCAAAATAAAATTTGGGTGGGGGTGCCTTACGGCACGTTGTCTGACACGTCCCTGGATCCACGGTTTGTACGCGTGGCAGCAAACGGCGGGGATCTGTACAGCCTGGCGGTAGATAGTGAGACCTTTCCCTCCCTCAAGCGTACCCCGCAGGGCATTGAGATTGTGATGGACAAAAAACCCAAACTGATGGACTTAAATCCCCGCTTTCTGTCCCCCTCAATCCTGAAGCTTGCGGGGCGTAAAAGCATAAATATTACGTGCGACGTTTCACATACAATTTCGTTTACACAAAAAGATGGAAATCCAGCTTTTGTGATGTTGACACATGATTATTATACAGGCATGGGCCCCACCCTTCGTCGTGATGAGTTTTCTCTTCACGCCACCTATCAAGGATTGTTCATCGCTGGCCACCATCCATCGCTTGGGCTCAAAAATAAGCAGCTTCTTCTTGACGATGGATTTCGCCCTTGGGTCAGTCAAAAAGAAACGTCCCCCTTTTCTTTTCATGACTTCTTTCAAAGAAAAAAATACGAACATCCCGCCATTGAACATGCCAAAAGAGCGCTTCTTTCCGGCCACACAGATAGGGCTTGGCAATGGATCTGCGAGCTTGAAAGCCACAACGCTTTGCTTGAAAGCAGTCAAGATTTTAATGCCCTTAAGGGCATCATCCTAGCTTTTAGAGGATGCGCTTCGGGCGCCCTGGCGGCGTTTGGAACATCACCTTCCCTGTGGAAAGCCTCACAACCCTTCCATGCCGTTCCTTACATCAAAAGTGGCCACCATCAAACAGGTGTGAAACTGCTTAATCGGTATTTTTCCAGAATTAAAAAGATGCCCATGACGTTTCAATGCAATCTTTTCTTTCTAGGCGCCGAAAGCAGCCTTTTGCTGGGCAGTCAGAAAAAAGCAGACTTTTTCTTATCTAATCTGGAAAAATCCCCCCTCAACCATGAGAAAAAAGCCCTATTATCCTTGCTCAAAAATAACACGCTTGTGGATCAAACCTTTATTGAGCGGCAAATTGCGGGGGCTTCTGCGGCCAGCATTGCGTGGCAAACCTATCACATGGAGGTGCGGAAAAAATTAAGAAAAATCTTGTTGCGCTATGAAACCCGCCAAGCCACCCTATCGCACACGCTGTTTGAGCTTGAGAAGCTCTCCCAAGAAGGACGAGGGGGTGTTGTCGAGTTTGAGGTGCTTGAAAAGCTCGCCCTTCTCTATCAAAAAAAGAAAGACTACACACGCGCCATGCGCGCCTATGACAAACTCTTGCGCTATTCGCCCGAAGATGACCCCAAGCGTGAAGTTTTTTTAAAAGCCGCGCAAGATATCTATATTCAGGCTCTGTATCGCGAAGAGTGGGACACCCTCACCCGCTGTGGTTTTTTTAAGCAATATAAAGCGTTTTTACATGCTGACAAACGGGGAGATGGCGTTTTATCTACCTTTACGATGCTGTTTATTGAGAAAGGATTTATCGACCACATCGTGCCGATTCTTTTCCAAAAACGGCCTCAAGCGCCCACAGCAAACACGAAGCTTTTGCTGGCGTGTGTGAAACACTATGTCAAAGAAGGGCGGTATGAAGAAGCGTTGTGGATTTTAAATAAGGATATCCCTGTCCCAGAAACGCTTCAAGATACGTGGACGCTTCAAAAAGCTACGGCGCTGACGCGTCTTCATAAGGCACAGGAAGCCTTAAGCACGGTGAGAAACCTCCCCCTCACCCCGGCAAAGGCCAAGGTTTTGTTGGCTATTTATCGCACGACGGGTGATGTCGATGACATGTCGCATGTATTGAAATATCTCATTCAGGAAACAAAAAACCCTGACTATGTCGACCAGCTAGGCATGCTGCTTTATGCACAAGACAACCTGACGGCACTGGATACGTTTCTTACCAAAGCCAAGGCGCCAAAAACATCGTTTATATCGCTTCTCATGATGAAACCCCATGCCCAGACAACCAAAAGCGTGCAAGAGCTGAGGGAACAACTCCAACACTATGAATTCATAAAAGACTATGCACAAAACCTCCCCTAA
- the dksA gene encoding RNA polymerase-binding protein DksA — protein MNKLQKEYFRRRLIAWRDALQQHSLDTCSHLKGDNLHEPDDVDNASLEEELTSELLARDREAKLLVKIDEAIQRLENGTYGFCEATGDPIGLERLKARPVAVYCLEAQEQYEKEKHLYGLN, from the coding sequence ATGAATAAGCTTCAAAAAGAATATTTTAGAAGGCGTCTTATTGCGTGGCGCGATGCTTTGCAGCAACACTCTCTTGATACGTGTTCGCACCTGAAAGGCGACAACCTTCACGAACCAGATGATGTGGATAATGCATCTCTTGAAGAAGAGTTAACATCCGAACTGTTAGCCCGTGATCGCGAGGCTAAATTGTTGGTGAAGATTGACGAGGCGATTCAACGCTTAGAAAATGGCACCTATGGTTTTTGTGAGGCCACAGGTGACCCCATTGGTCTTGAACGCTTAAAAGCCCGTCCTGTGGCTGTTTATTGCCTGGAAGCGCAAGAACAATACGAAAAAGAAAAACATCTCTATGGCCTAAACTAG
- a CDS encoding ribonuclease D: MNIQHVHNDLPAPWHGNSVAIDTETMGLNTQRDRLCLVQLSSQDGQPYLVQIQKEAPPPKHMIAMLTNPRILKIFHFARFDMAALYFRFGVMPEPVYCTKIASKLARTYTDRHGLKELCRELLGTEISKYEQTSDWGREDLTDEQKRYAAKDVIYLHNLKDRLTNLLMREDRYDLADACFTFLPTRVKLDLRGWQDDIFQH, translated from the coding sequence ATGAATATTCAGCACGTCCATAACGATTTACCCGCGCCCTGGCATGGCAACTCGGTGGCCATTGACACCGAAACCATGGGCCTTAACACACAAAGAGATCGTTTGTGCCTGGTTCAGCTATCCTCTCAAGATGGCCAACCTTATCTTGTGCAAATTCAAAAGGAGGCGCCACCACCGAAGCACATGATAGCCATGCTCACCAACCCCCGTATTCTCAAGATTTTTCATTTTGCCCGCTTTGATATGGCGGCCCTGTATTTTCGTTTTGGGGTGATGCCTGAGCCTGTTTATTGTACAAAAATTGCGTCAAAATTGGCACGCACCTACACCGATCGCCATGGATTGAAAGAGCTATGCCGCGAGCTGCTCGGCACGGAAATATCCAAATATGAACAAACATCAGACTGGGGGCGCGAAGACCTCACGGATGAGCAAAAACGTTATGCGGCCAAAGACGTCATTTATTTGCACAACCTGAAAGACAGGCTGACCAATCTTTTAATGCGCGAAGACCGCTATGATTTGGCAGACGCGTGCTTCACCTTTTTGCCCACTCGCGTCAAACTGGATTTAAGGGGCTGGCAAGACGACATCTTTCAGCACTAG
- a CDS encoding leucyl aminopeptidase — MLSITFSPQLPRDVRTLVLGVAKDHKLGPVFDDLDAPIQALIKQLIENKTFKAEAGEVVPVYGQGDVALVMLLGLGDDLSSAQKALTVGGKAAAALEKHKIAQVALAAPFCEDDPLSYVLEGLMLRSWRFDRYKKSNAVPLKTVTVVRASSEGLASRLSAQSHVTESVLWARDCVNEPGNMLYPQTFVDRIRAFESLGLKVEVLDKARMTALGMGSLLGVAQGSDYEPFLAVVHWQGGAEHDKPLAFVGKGVTFDSGGLSIKPSRGMEEMKGDMGGAAVVMGLMRALALTKAPINAVGVVALVENMPSGKAMRPGDIVTSMSGQTIEVLNTDAEGRLILADALYYANKHLTPRAMVDVATLTGAMRFALGPSYAGLFSPQDTLAHTLDAAGTTVGEPVWRLPLCEAFTKAMESRVADLKNISSPGFGAGSSTAAAFLERFVGDTPWAHLDIANVDFNAKDTDVATEGGCAFGLRLLYHWATKVAPSLTL; from the coding sequence ATGCTCTCTATCACATTCTCTCCTCAGCTGCCAAGGGATGTGCGCACCTTGGTGTTAGGCGTGGCCAAGGACCATAAGCTGGGTCCTGTTTTTGACGACCTTGATGCGCCTATCCAAGCGCTGATCAAACAACTGATAGAAAACAAAACCTTTAAGGCTGAGGCTGGGGAGGTGGTGCCTGTCTATGGTCAGGGGGATGTTGCATTGGTTATGTTGCTGGGGCTGGGGGATGACTTATCCTCTGCGCAAAAGGCCCTCACAGTGGGCGGCAAGGCTGCCGCTGCTCTTGAAAAGCACAAGATCGCGCAGGTGGCGCTGGCGGCGCCTTTTTGTGAGGATGACCCGCTGTCTTATGTGTTAGAAGGTCTGATGCTGCGCAGCTGGCGGTTTGATCGCTATAAAAAAAGCAATGCGGTGCCGCTCAAAACCGTCACGGTGGTGCGTGCCTCGTCTGAAGGCCTGGCTAGCCGCCTTTCTGCCCAAAGCCATGTGACCGAAAGCGTGCTCTGGGCAAGGGACTGCGTGAATGAGCCGGGCAACATGCTCTATCCTCAAACCTTTGTGGACAGGATCCGTGCCTTTGAGTCCTTGGGTCTTAAGGTCGAGGTGTTGGACAAAGCGCGCATGACCGCGTTAGGCATGGGGTCGCTGTTGGGCGTGGCGCAAGGCAGTGATTATGAACCCTTCTTGGCCGTGGTGCATTGGCAGGGAGGCGCAGAGCATGACAAGCCGCTGGCTTTTGTGGGGAAAGGGGTCACGTTTGATTCGGGCGGTCTTTCCATCAAACCTTCCCGGGGCATGGAAGAAATGAAGGGCGACATGGGCGGCGCGGCCGTGGTGATGGGCCTGATGCGGGCGTTGGCGCTGACCAAGGCGCCGATTAATGCCGTGGGCGTGGTGGCCTTGGTGGAAAATATGCCTTCTGGTAAGGCCATGCGTCCGGGTGATATTGTCACCAGCATGTCAGGGCAAACCATCGAAGTGCTGAACACAGATGCCGAAGGGCGCCTCATTTTGGCCGATGCCCTTTATTATGCCAACAAGCATCTCACCCCCCGCGCCATGGTGGATGTGGCCACGTTGACGGGCGCCATGCGCTTTGCCTTGGGGCCATCGTATGCGGGCCTGTTTTCCCCTCAAGATACCCTGGCACACACCTTAGATGCAGCCGGCACCACCGTGGGCGAACCTGTGTGGCGTTTGCCGCTTTGCGAAGCGTTTACCAAAGCCATGGAGAGCCGTGTGGCCGACCTTAAAAACATCTCTTCCCCCGGTTTTGGCGCGGGCAGCAGCACCGCCGCGGCCTTTTTAGAGCGCTTTGTAGGCGACACCCCCTGGGCGCACCTGGACATCGCCAATGTAGACTTTAACGCCAAAGATACAGATGTGGCCACCGAAGGTGGGTGCGCCTTTGGGCTGCGTTTACTCTATCATTGGGCCACCAAAGTGGCCCCCTCGCTCACGCTGTAA
- the tsaE gene encoding tRNA (adenosine(37)-N6)-threonylcarbamoyltransferase complex ATPase subunit type 1 TsaE — MSTAGGKLKKNLQTLRHSHFLNTFSLCSWQDTKNVAKALGACVRKGDVVLLCGDLGSGKTALVRLTLQAMRGDDVRVQSPTFPLVLTYDTPQGPVWHADLYRLTPDEIPSLGLEEAWDERITFIEWPDRLTACPPHPLLLDLTVDAPHRKRTLSCYGKHPWPQRWEGTA, encoded by the coding sequence ATGTCAACGGCAGGTGGAAAATTGAAAAAAAATTTACAAACATTGCGGCATTCACATTTTCTCAACACCTTTTCGCTTTGCTCGTGGCAAGATACAAAAAACGTGGCAAAGGCGTTAGGGGCATGTGTGAGAAAAGGCGATGTGGTGCTGTTATGCGGCGATCTGGGGTCAGGGAAAACAGCCCTGGTGCGCCTGACGCTTCAAGCCATGCGTGGTGATGATGTGAGGGTGCAAAGCCCTACCTTTCCGTTGGTTCTCACCTATGACACGCCGCAAGGGCCTGTGTGGCATGCCGATCTTTATCGCCTCACCCCTGACGAAATACCTTCCTTAGGGTTGGAGGAAGCATGGGACGAGCGCATCACCTTTATTGAATGGCCGGACCGGTTGACTGCATGTCCGCCCCACCCCCTGTTGCTGGACCTGACCGTGGACGCACCGCACAGGAAACGCACACTGTCTTGTTATGGTAAGCATCCCTGGCCCCAACGATGGGAAGGCACGGCATGA
- a CDS encoding aminoglycoside phosphotransferase family protein: MTNSLRSLNREDEKQAFLRQYGANNLPQEPLVPDCSNRVYTRLQGQGMWNNGQVMFVDDPDPDNAKRFADIAHYLASLGLRVPHIYAASEHGFLLIEDLGETRFRDVLKDDPSAHDDLWETLFDTLIHLQQASHQTGASPASASLSTLAHHHASTPPSLEMMTVETLLEEVDIFLEWGLSYIGRSLSAPERHEARRVWEMFLTPLADHMPCQATEGYVCVHKDFHSENLLALGEDNPQGCGVIDFQDALWGPPAYDLVSLIEDVRLPFDGPRIMRQKSHFIHKQSLFTNHEWEATYDRLSLQRAVKIFGVFCRLALRDGKLKKVDCLANAFLFIEQGLKHPAAHDVRDWFLSLDFKRRLESF, encoded by the coding sequence ATGACAAACTCGCTGCGCTCGCTCAACCGCGAGGATGAGAAACAAGCTTTTTTGAGGCAGTATGGAGCCAACAACTTACCCCAAGAGCCTTTGGTGCCAGACTGCTCCAACAGAGTCTACACCCGCCTTCAAGGTCAAGGTATGTGGAACAATGGGCAAGTCATGTTTGTGGACGACCCTGACCCAGACAATGCCAAGCGCTTTGCTGACATCGCGCACTATCTGGCCTCGCTGGGGCTTCGCGTGCCTCACATTTATGCGGCTTCAGAGCATGGGTTTTTGTTGATTGAGGATTTAGGCGAAACACGTTTTCGTGATGTGTTGAAGGATGACCCTTCAGCCCACGATGACCTGTGGGAAACACTCTTTGATACCTTAATCCACCTGCAGCAAGCCAGCCATCAAACCGGTGCCTCACCTGCCTCCGCTTCGCTTTCTACCCTGGCTCACCATCATGCTTCTACGCCCCCGTCCTTAGAGATGATGACGGTAGAGACACTTCTTGAGGAGGTGGATATTTTTCTAGAATGGGGTCTTTCTTATATTGGGCGCTCTTTGTCTGCGCCAGAACGGCACGAAGCGCGCCGCGTGTGGGAGATGTTTTTAACGCCCCTGGCTGACCACATGCCTTGTCAGGCAACAGAAGGGTATGTGTGTGTCCACAAAGATTTTCACTCAGAAAATCTGCTCGCCTTGGGTGAGGATAACCCTCAAGGCTGTGGTGTGATTGATTTTCAAGATGCGTTGTGGGGGCCGCCGGCCTATGACCTGGTGTCACTTATTGAAGACGTGAGGCTGCCCTTTGACGGCCCGCGCATCATGCGCCAAAAATCCCACTTTATTCACAAACAATCGCTGTTTACAAACCATGAGTGGGAAGCCACCTACGATCGCCTCAGCCTTCAGCGCGCGGTCAAAATTTTTGGGGTATTTTGTCGCCTGGCGTTGCGCGATGGCAAGCTAAAAAAGGTTGACTGTTTGGCAAATGCCTTTCTATTTATAGAGCAAGGGTTGAAGCACCCCGCCGCGCATGACGTGCGCGATTGGTTTTTATCCTTAGATTTTAAAAGACGTTTGGAGAGTTTTTGA